One stretch of Corynebacterium imitans DNA includes these proteins:
- a CDS encoding Y-family DNA polymerase, whose amino-acid sequence MRVAALWFPDWPVQAATLDAGDTLREPVAIAAQHRIKVCSQAARRAGVRRGMRVRNAQALAPELTVVDDNPDRDGRMFAALAGSLDDVAASVEVLRPGLVAVDLQAAARFHGDEDTALEMLLDAAQRSGIEAFVGAADELATAVIATRSSELVVPGASAQFLAEQPLGVLVAEVALGADIATVNALGQLGIATLGQLAQLPPQAVTTRFGAGGMRIHRIARAAPDRRVAPELPAADLAVGLTPEDPIERVDAAAFAARALAATLHEKLAEHGASCLRLKVIAELATGERVERVWRTREALSESATADRVRWQLDGWLTRGGTGAITSLILEPLELSTPEERELFRSSAGDGARRVIERVQSQLGIDAVVQPRAVGGRGVAERIAFSPFGEQPEATAAQPWPGAIPAPLPARLGGGIDHPASRIMLIDAHAHPITVTAEALLSADPYALAWGKHKYLVTGWAGPWPVDEGWWGASGQRVARLQVVGESGRGVEAWLLVWTRRSWRVEAVY is encoded by the coding sequence ATGCGGGTGGCGGCGCTGTGGTTCCCTGACTGGCCCGTGCAAGCCGCCACCCTGGACGCAGGCGACACGCTGCGCGAGCCGGTGGCGATTGCCGCCCAGCACCGGATCAAGGTCTGCTCCCAGGCCGCGCGCCGGGCGGGGGTGCGCCGCGGGATGCGGGTGCGCAACGCCCAGGCGCTTGCGCCCGAGCTGACGGTGGTCGACGACAACCCGGACCGCGACGGGCGCATGTTCGCCGCGCTCGCCGGCAGTCTTGACGACGTCGCCGCCTCCGTCGAGGTCCTACGCCCCGGACTCGTCGCCGTGGACCTGCAGGCCGCCGCCCGCTTCCACGGGGACGAGGACACGGCACTGGAGATGCTGTTAGACGCCGCCCAACGCAGCGGCATCGAGGCCTTCGTGGGCGCGGCCGACGAGCTGGCCACCGCCGTGATCGCCACCCGCAGCTCCGAACTCGTGGTACCCGGGGCCTCCGCACAGTTCTTGGCCGAGCAGCCGCTGGGCGTACTCGTCGCGGAGGTCGCACTCGGGGCGGATATCGCGACCGTCAACGCGCTCGGCCAGCTGGGGATTGCTACGTTAGGCCAGCTCGCCCAGCTGCCGCCGCAGGCGGTGACCACCCGCTTCGGTGCCGGCGGGATGCGCATCCACCGCATCGCGCGCGCCGCCCCGGACCGCCGAGTTGCCCCCGAACTCCCGGCTGCGGACCTCGCGGTCGGGCTCACCCCGGAGGACCCGATCGAACGCGTCGACGCCGCCGCCTTCGCCGCCCGCGCGCTCGCCGCCACGCTGCACGAAAAGCTCGCCGAGCACGGCGCAAGCTGCCTGCGCCTGAAGGTGATCGCGGAGCTGGCCACCGGCGAGCGCGTCGAACGCGTCTGGCGCACCCGCGAGGCGCTTTCCGAGTCCGCGACCGCAGACCGCGTCCGCTGGCAGCTCGACGGCTGGCTCACCCGCGGCGGCACCGGCGCGATCACCTCGCTCATCTTGGAGCCACTCGAGCTGTCCACCCCCGAGGAGCGCGAGCTCTTCCGCAGCAGCGCGGGCGACGGGGCCCGCCGCGTCATCGAGCGCGTGCAGTCCCAGCTGGGCATCGACGCAGTAGTACAGCCGCGCGCCGTCGGCGGCCGCGGCGTGGCCGAACGCATCGCGTTTTCCCCCTTCGGCGAGCAGCCGGAAGCCACCGCCGCCCAACCCTGGCCAGGCGCGATCCCCGCACCGCTGCCCGCCCGCCTCGGCGGCGGCATCGACCACCCGGCCTCGCGCATCATGCTTATCGACGCCCACGCACACCCAATCACCGTCACCGCCGAAGCCCTCCTGTCCGCCGATCCCTACGCGCTGGCCTGGGGAAAACACAAGTATCTGGTCACAGGCTGGGCCGGACCCTGGCCCGTGGACGAGGGCTGGTGGGGCGCGTCCGGGCAACGCGTGGCGCGGCTTCAGGTCGTGGGGGAGTCGGGCCGTGGGGTGGAGGCGTGGCTGTTGGTGTGGACCCGGCGCAGCTGGCGCGTCGAGGCTGTGTATTAG
- a CDS encoding sucrase ferredoxin, with protein sequence MSEETLTSAPDVFCSDVQVESLPGTAKPGSTYVLFEWPHAWTHDVLDGGTLGEELTEKLKAHLAEYDASLLLIRHPTREGRQIEDHHVYLVFAEEAATEVMHIDAPEELLGLDLSGPGKNEGAVARTKPLLLVCTHAKRDRCCAVKGRSLVNKLVEKYPFGQGNDVVWETSHIKGHRFAPTMLLLPWAYSFGRMTFEATDAMLEAALRGEYFVPGNRGRGTLSAPAQAAEVAVAAELSRAGEQVRYGELEVADVAVAGDGGYVRVDKQGASYTVELARKEVTGVVPSCGKPAKADESWVPTAVTARPPRD encoded by the coding sequence ATGAGTGAGGAAACTTTGACCAGCGCACCGGACGTGTTCTGCTCCGACGTCCAGGTTGAGTCGCTGCCCGGCACCGCGAAGCCGGGTTCGACGTACGTGCTTTTCGAGTGGCCGCACGCCTGGACCCACGACGTCCTCGACGGCGGCACGCTCGGGGAGGAGCTCACCGAGAAACTCAAGGCGCACCTGGCTGAGTACGACGCCTCCCTGCTGCTCATCCGCCACCCAACGCGGGAGGGCCGCCAGATCGAGGATCACCACGTCTACCTCGTCTTCGCCGAGGAGGCCGCGACCGAGGTCATGCACATCGACGCGCCCGAGGAACTGCTGGGTCTCGACCTGTCCGGCCCCGGCAAGAACGAAGGCGCGGTCGCGCGCACTAAGCCGCTGCTGCTCGTGTGCACGCACGCCAAGCGCGACCGCTGCTGTGCGGTCAAGGGCCGCAGCCTGGTCAACAAGCTGGTAGAGAAGTACCCGTTCGGCCAGGGCAACGATGTGGTGTGGGAGACCTCGCATATCAAGGGCCACCGCTTCGCTCCGACGATGCTGCTTCTGCCCTGGGCCTACAGCTTCGGCCGGATGACCTTCGAGGCCACCGACGCCATGCTGGAGGCGGCGCTGCGCGGCGAGTACTTCGTCCCCGGCAACCGGGGCCGCGGCACGCTGAGTGCGCCCGCCCAGGCCGCCGAGGTGGCGGTCGCGGCGGAACTGTCGCGTGCGGGTGAGCAGGTGCGCTACGGCGAGTTGGAAGTTGCGGATGTGGCGGTGGCGGGTGATGGGGGATATGTGCGCGTCGATAAGCAGGGAGCCTCATACACCGTGGAACTGGCACGCAAAGAGGTGACCGGGGTTGTGCCCTCGTGCGGTAAGCCCGCGAAGGCCGACGAGAGCTGGGTGCCTACCGCGGTGACAGCGCGTCCGCCACGCGACTAA
- a CDS encoding HAD hydrolase family protein yields MKIAAFDFDGTLHHPGDPNGGFTPADLAAIQAWREAGHLAISATGRSRSALAYGMRGSGLTFDYQVLSNGASAATGDNRELIFGYTIDTDVLHKAIDAFGERAGLAVYGTTIGPIDGVFADNTGGISHFTEHFTPMTRADIPEHEFAVVPLWVPDNESLRREVVAWAESLDGDYTVAQNQEYVDIMAPGRTKGAGVIELIERLGFDRADVELYTFGDSWNDMSMHAIADHSYSFDHSPADVREATDHVISRVADALSPR; encoded by the coding sequence ATGAAGATCGCGGCCTTTGACTTCGACGGCACCCTCCACCACCCCGGCGACCCCAACGGCGGCTTCACCCCTGCCGACCTCGCCGCCATCCAGGCCTGGCGCGAGGCCGGCCACCTCGCCATCTCCGCCACCGGCCGTTCCCGCTCCGCCCTGGCGTACGGGATGCGCGGCAGCGGGCTGACCTTCGACTACCAGGTCCTTTCCAACGGTGCCTCCGCCGCCACGGGCGATAACCGCGAGCTCATCTTCGGCTACACCATCGACACGGACGTGCTCCACAAAGCGATCGACGCCTTCGGCGAGCGCGCCGGTCTGGCTGTCTACGGCACGACAATCGGCCCCATCGACGGCGTCTTCGCCGACAACACCGGCGGCATCAGCCACTTCACCGAGCACTTCACCCCCATGACCCGCGCCGACATCCCGGAGCACGAGTTCGCGGTCGTGCCGCTCTGGGTGCCAGACAACGAGTCGCTGCGCCGCGAGGTCGTGGCCTGGGCCGAGTCACTTGACGGGGACTACACCGTGGCGCAAAACCAGGAGTACGTGGACATCATGGCCCCGGGCCGCACGAAGGGCGCGGGCGTTATCGAGCTCATCGAGCGCCTCGGCTTCGACCGCGCCGACGTGGAGCTCTACACCTTCGGCGACTCGTGGAACGACATGTCCATGCACGCCATCGCGGACCACTCCTACAGCTTCGACCACTCTCCGGCCGACGTCCGCGAGGCCACGGACCACGTGATTAGTCGCGTGGCGGACGCGCTGTCACCGCGGTAG
- a CDS encoding methionine ABC transporter permease has translation MNEMILAEPNWDRLGPTFVESIGDTLWMVGITMVVGGIFGLLLGIFLYTTRPGGILQSSPVYWIINIAVNFFRPIPFIIMIAMLYPITLSVVGTTIGRGAATFVMCFSATFTVARIVEQNLVAIDPGVIEAARSMGAGPWKIITSVILPEALGPLILGYTFIFIAVIDMSAMAGYIGGGGLGDFAIVYGYRQFEPQVTWAAVIVIVLIVQLAQLLGNVLSKKVMRR, from the coding sequence ATGAACGAAATGATCCTCGCCGAGCCCAACTGGGACCGCCTCGGCCCCACCTTTGTCGAATCCATCGGCGACACGCTGTGGATGGTGGGCATCACCATGGTCGTCGGCGGCATCTTCGGCCTGCTGCTCGGCATCTTCCTCTACACCACCCGGCCCGGCGGCATCCTGCAGAGCTCCCCGGTGTACTGGATCATCAACATTGCCGTGAACTTCTTTAGGCCGATCCCGTTCATCATCATGATCGCCATGCTCTACCCCATCACGCTGTCCGTGGTGGGCACGACGATCGGCCGCGGTGCCGCCACGTTCGTCATGTGTTTCTCCGCCACGTTTACCGTGGCCCGCATCGTGGAGCAGAACCTGGTGGCAATCGACCCGGGCGTGATCGAGGCGGCCCGCTCCATGGGCGCAGGCCCGTGGAAGATCATCACCTCGGTCATCCTGCCGGAAGCGCTCGGCCCGCTGATCCTGGGCTACACCTTCATCTTCATCGCCGTGATCGATATGTCCGCGATGGCCGGCTACATCGGCGGCGGCGGCCTTGGTGACTTCGCCATCGTCTACGGCTACCGCCAGTTCGAGCCGCAAGTGACCTGGGCGGCCGTGATCGTCATCGTGCTCATCGTCCAGCTCGCGCAGCTGCTGGGCAACGTGCTGTCGAAGAAGGTCATGCGCCGGTAG
- a CDS encoding methionine ABC transporter ATP-binding protein, giving the protein MPATGTRIEFRDVSKVFKSGNREVTAVDGVTLTVEPGEILGVIGYSGAGKSTLVRLINGLDAPTGGQLLLDGTDVVGKSERQLRSIRRNVGMIFQQFNLFNSRTAAGNIEYPLKLAGVEKQERARRVEELLDFVGLAERGKNYPEQLSGGQKQRVGIARALATNPSLLLADEATSALDPETTQEVLEVLRRVNEELGITIVVITHEMDVIRSIADKVAVMEAGKVVEYGSVYQVFSDPQTAVAQRFVATSLRNTPNEIEAQELLDAAPGRLFTVDLSEDSGFFGAASKAREAGVSIQPVHAGIATLQSHSFGKMTVRLNGDNEAINEFLHTLQSTTDIEEITR; this is encoded by the coding sequence ATGCCAGCTACCGGCACCCGGATCGAGTTCCGGGACGTATCCAAGGTTTTCAAATCCGGCAACCGCGAAGTCACCGCCGTCGATGGCGTCACGCTCACCGTTGAGCCGGGCGAGATCCTCGGCGTCATCGGCTACTCGGGTGCCGGTAAATCCACGCTGGTCCGCTTGATCAACGGCCTCGACGCCCCCACGGGCGGGCAGTTGCTTCTCGACGGCACCGACGTCGTCGGCAAGTCCGAACGCCAACTGCGCAGCATCCGTCGCAACGTCGGCATGATCTTCCAGCAGTTCAACCTCTTCAATTCGCGTACTGCCGCTGGCAATATTGAGTACCCATTGAAGCTCGCGGGCGTCGAGAAGCAAGAGCGCGCACGTCGCGTCGAGGAACTGCTCGACTTCGTGGGCCTGGCCGAGCGCGGCAAGAACTACCCCGAGCAGCTCTCGGGCGGGCAGAAGCAGCGCGTCGGCATCGCGCGCGCCCTGGCCACCAACCCCTCACTGCTGCTTGCCGACGAAGCGACCTCCGCCCTCGACCCAGAGACCACCCAAGAAGTGCTTGAGGTGCTGCGGCGCGTCAACGAAGAGCTCGGCATCACGATCGTGGTCATCACCCACGAGATGGACGTCATCCGCTCCATCGCCGACAAAGTCGCCGTCATGGAGGCCGGCAAAGTGGTCGAATACGGCAGCGTCTACCAGGTCTTCTCCGACCCGCAGACCGCCGTGGCGCAACGCTTCGTGGCCACCAGCCTGCGCAACACCCCCAACGAAATCGAGGCACAAGAGCTTCTCGACGCCGCACCCGGCCGCCTCTTCACCGTCGACCTCTCCGAGGACTCCGGCTTCTTCGGTGCCGCCTCCAAGGCCCGCGAGGCCGGCGTGAGCATCCAGCCGGTCCACGCCGGCATCGCCACCCTGCAGTCGCACTCCTTTGGCAAGATGACCGTGCGGCTCAACGGCGACAACGAAGCCATCAACGAGTTCCTCCACACCCTGCAGTCCACCACCGACATTGAGGAGATCACCCGATGA
- a CDS encoding MetQ/NlpA family ABC transporter substrate-binding protein yields the protein MRFNRILAAAAASVVATTSLVACSSDSASEAGGADGEAVTVKIGTTDADMLAWTAFEDEAEKLGIDLDIVRFSEYPQVNPAHVEGQMEVSKFQTINYQAQYNADSGEDLRIIGSGEINVLGLYWKDHDSLDGIEGQEVAIPNDPSNQGRAINVLVQAGLLELKEGTSKLTPTPVDIDEAASKVKVVAVDASQTPNAYNEGRPAVINNNWLQRGGIDPASSVAADDPNSELAEPYINVFTVKAEDVDNETYAKLVEAWQSDAVTEALNEDSNGTAVQVKRSPEELNTILDELVEEYK from the coding sequence ATGCGCTTCAACCGTATCCTTGCCGCGGCAGCGGCCTCCGTTGTCGCCACGACCAGCCTCGTGGCCTGCTCCTCCGATTCCGCCTCTGAGGCGGGCGGTGCCGACGGCGAGGCCGTCACCGTGAAGATCGGCACCACGGATGCTGACATGCTGGCCTGGACCGCCTTCGAGGACGAAGCTGAAAAGCTCGGCATCGACCTCGACATCGTCCGCTTCTCCGAGTACCCGCAGGTCAACCCGGCGCACGTCGAGGGCCAGATGGAGGTCTCGAAGTTCCAGACCATCAACTACCAGGCACAGTACAACGCTGACTCCGGCGAGGATCTGCGCATCATCGGTTCCGGCGAAATCAACGTGCTGGGCCTGTACTGGAAGGACCACGACTCCCTCGACGGTATCGAGGGCCAGGAAGTGGCCATCCCGAACGACCCGTCCAACCAGGGCCGCGCCATCAACGTGCTGGTCCAGGCTGGCCTGCTCGAACTGAAGGAGGGCACGTCGAAGCTCACGCCGACCCCAGTCGACATCGACGAGGCCGCCTCCAAGGTCAAGGTCGTCGCAGTCGACGCCTCCCAGACGCCGAACGCGTACAACGAGGGCCGCCCGGCCGTGATCAACAACAACTGGCTGCAGCGCGGCGGCATCGACCCGGCATCCTCTGTGGCCGCCGACGACCCGAACTCGGAGCTCGCGGAGCCCTACATCAACGTCTTCACCGTCAAGGCCGAGGACGTAGACAACGAGACCTACGCCAAGCTCGTCGAGGCGTGGCAGTCCGACGCGGTGACCGAGGCCCTCAACGAGGACTCCAACGGCACCGCCGTGCAGGTCAAGCGCTCCCCGGAGGAGCTGAACACGATCCTCGATGAGCTTGTGGAGGAGTACAAGTAA
- a CDS encoding MetQ/NlpA family ABC transporter substrate-binding protein produces MRISRTIATIAASALAATSLVACSTESDDATNNEAGGDENVTVKIGTTDADQKAWSVFSDLAAEEGIDLDIVQFSDYAPVNEALAQGELDLNKFQHILYLASYNADSGNDLQIVGSSEIYPLALFWKDHDSLDGIEGEEVAIPNDDTNQGRAINVLVQAGLLKLKDGADELAPAPVDIDAEASKVSVVPVDASQTPSAYGEGRPAIINNSWLDRAGIEPGDAIFQDDPGSEQGEPYINVFAARAEDKDNPTYTKLVELWHDPAVTEAVQEDSRGTAVEVTRQADELNDILQRLQEQK; encoded by the coding sequence GCCACCAACAACGAGGCCGGCGGCGACGAGAACGTCACCGTCAAGATCGGCACCACCGACGCCGACCAGAAGGCCTGGTCCGTCTTCTCCGACCTGGCCGCGGAGGAGGGCATCGACCTGGACATCGTCCAGTTCTCCGACTACGCGCCGGTCAACGAGGCGCTCGCGCAGGGCGAGCTGGATCTGAACAAGTTCCAGCACATCCTCTACCTGGCGTCCTACAACGCGGACTCCGGCAATGACCTGCAGATCGTCGGCTCCTCCGAGATCTACCCGCTGGCCCTGTTCTGGAAGGACCACGACTCCCTCGACGGCATTGAGGGCGAAGAGGTCGCCATCCCGAACGACGACACCAACCAGGGCCGCGCCATCAACGTGCTGGTCCAGGCTGGCCTGCTCAAGCTGAAGGACGGCGCAGACGAGCTCGCCCCGGCTCCAGTGGACATCGACGCTGAGGCGTCCAAGGTCTCCGTCGTGCCGGTGGATGCCTCCCAGACCCCGTCGGCATACGGCGAGGGCCGCCCGGCGATCATCAACAACTCCTGGTTGGACCGCGCTGGCATCGAGCCGGGCGACGCAATCTTCCAGGACGATCCGGGCTCCGAGCAGGGCGAGCCCTACATCAACGTCTTCGCCGCTCGCGCCGAGGACAAGGACAACCCGACCTACACCAAGCTGGTTGAGCTGTGGCACGACCCGGCCGTGACCGAGGCCGTCCAGGAGGACTCCCGCGGCACCGCCGTCGAGGTCACCCGCCAGGCCGACGAGCTCAACGACATTCTGCAGCGCCTGCAGGAACAGAAGTAA